Sequence from the Deinococcus aquaedulcis genome:
GTGCTGAAGGGGGGCCGCCTGATTGAGGACGGCCCGCACGCCGAGCTGCTGGCCCGGGGCGGTGAATACGCCGAACTCTGGCGCCTGCAGGCCCAGCAGTACCGGCCCCTGGTGCCGGAGGCGACGGCCTGAAGCGGGCGGCGCGTCTTCCGTTCCGTTGAGGGGAGGAAGAGACCCCCCTCAACGTCACGCCAACCGCCCTCTGTCGCGGTCACTCGCGCTGCTCGCCTCACAGGATCTGAACGGTTCACCTTCAGGTCCTGTCGTGACCGCTGTGAGCCCCAGGTACGTCTCAGGGTTTTCTCAACGCGCGCTGCACGCCAAGCTCAGCGGCAGAACCTAGGCTGGAACGCACGTTGGGCCATAAGGAGGCACACCATGATGGACATTCTCAGTCAACTGGGCGGCCTGGGCGGCGCCGGACAGACCCTGGGCCGGCAGCTGGGCACCAGCCCGCAGCAGACCGAAGCGGCCATGGAAGCGGCCCTGCCCCTCCTGCTGGGCGCCCTGACGCGCAACGCCGCGCAGCCCGGCGGCCTGGACACCCTGGGCCGCGCGCTGGACCGCCACGACGGCTCGGCCCTCAGCGCCTTTGGACAGGGGCAGATGCCCGACATGACCGACGGCCAGAAGATTCTGGGCCACGTGTTTGGCGGCCAGCAGACCCAGGCCGCGCAGGCGGTGGGCCGCCGCGCAGGGATTGATCCGCAACTCGCCATGCAGCTGCTGACCATGCTCGCGCCGCTGGTGCTGGGCTACCTCAGCCGGCAGCGCCAGGGGCAGGGCGGCGGAGGCTTTCCTGGCCAGGGGGGCGCGTTCCCCGGGCAGGGCGGGGCTTTCCCCGGCCAGGGTGGCGGCGCCGATCTGGGCAGCATTCTGGGCGGGCTGCTGGGCGGCGCGGGCGGCGGCCTGGGCAACATCCTGGGGGGGATGCTGGGGGGCGCCCCGGCCCAGCCCATGCCGCGCCAGCCTGACCCCTACACCCAGGGCGGCAGCGTGCTGGGCGGTGGCCCCGTGGTTCCGGGCTACCCCAGCCCGGCCTCGCCGCAGGGTCAGGCCCAGAGGGGCGGCGGTGACCTGTTTGGCACCCTGAACCGCGCCCTGGACCGTGACGGCGACGGCGGCGCCCTGGATGACCTGATCGGGATGTTCGGCGGCGGCCGGCGCTAAAACGATCAGGCGCGGTTCGCTTTAACGCGCCCCAACACGCAAAGAAGCCCTCCCGGACGCCACTGGTCCGGGAGGGCTTTGCTGTGGGGGGCTCAGGCCGGTTGTAGGGCCTTGGCTGCCAGTTGCTGGGCCAGAGCGCGGGCGCGCTCAGCGGCTTCGGCCATGATCTCTTCGCTGCGGCCGGGGTCGAAGTTCAGGCCCTCGGCGAACACCGTTTCCACGTCGGTCACCCCCAGGAAGCCCAGGAAGGCGCGCAGGTGGCTGGCTGAATGTTCCATGGCGCTGGCCTCAGGGGCGCTCCAGAAGCCGCCGCGCGTCTCCAAGATCACGGCCTGCTTGCCGGTCGCCAGGCCTATGGGGCCCTGCGGACCGTAACGGAAGGTCTTGCCCGCCACCGCCACGGCGTCCATGTACGCCTTGACCATGGGGGGGTAGCCAAAGTTCCACATGGGGGCGGCGAACACCAGCAGGTCGGTGTCCAGGAACTGGTCCACCAGTTCGCCCAGGCGAGCTACCTTCTGCGCCTCGTGGGGCAACAGGTCTTCCTGCCGCGCCAGCTTGCCCCAGCCGGTCATCACATCGGCGTCAATGAAGGGAATCTCGGCCGAGTACAGGTCCAGGGCCGTCACCTGCGCCCCCGGGTGAGCGGCCACGTAGGCCTCGACAAAGTGCTGCCCCAGCTGGCGCGAGGTCGATTCCGCCAGCGGTTTGGGATTGCCCTGAACAAACAAGACTTTGGTCATGATGTGCCCCCCAGAAACAAGTGGGCGCCTGCGTGACGCCTCTGCTGTGTCACACCATAATTCCTTCCGGTTTATTTTATCAACTTGAGTGAATCGCCCAGGCCTTTAAGGTTTGAGGCAAGGCAGCTTCTCTGCGCTTAGCCCACCAAGTCCCGTGACCGGGGCTGGTAGCCCGGGGGCGTATCTTCCTGGCCGGCAAAGAGGCTGGTGGTGAGGTAGCGGGCACCCGTGTCGCAGGCGATGGTTGCCACGCGCTTGCCGGGCCCCAGGCGCCGGGCCACCTCCAGCGCGGCCCAGACCATCGCGCCGCTGCTCATGCCCACGAACACGCCTTCCTCGCGTGCCAGCCGCCGGGCCAGGGGGTAGGCGTCCTCTTCCCAGACCTCCATCACCTCGTCAATGACCGAGCGGTCCAGGTTGTCGGGGATAAAGCCGGGGCCCATGCCCTGAAAGCCGTGGCTGCCCATCACGCCGCCGCTGAGCACGTTGCTGCGCGCAGGCTCGCAGGCGATCACCTGCACGGCCGGGTTCTGCCTTTTTAGAAAGCGCCCCACCCCGCTGATGGTGCCGCCGGTGCCGCTGCCGTACACGAAAGCGTCAATGCGGCCGTCCATCTGCGCCCACAGTTCGGGGCCGGTGGTGCGCTCGTGGGTGGCGGGGTTGGCGGGATTGGCAAACTGGTTCATCATGACGGCGCCGCTTCGATGCACGATCTTCTCGGCCTCTTCAATGGCGGCCAGCATCCGGCGGGCTGGGTCGGTCAGGACCAGTTCGGCGCCGTAGGCCACCAGGGTACGTTTGCGCTCCTCGCTCATGCTGGCGGGCATGCACAGGATCAGCTTGTAGCCCTTGGCTGCCGCCACCTGCGCCAGCCCAATGCCAGTGTTGCCGCTGGTGGGTTCCACAATGGTGCCGCCGGGCTTCAGCACGCCCCGGCGCTCGGCGTCCTCCACCAGCCCCAGGGCGGTGCGGTCCTTGATGCTGCCGCCGGGGTTCTGGCCCTCCAGTTTCACGAACACCTCGGCCATGCCGCTCTCCGTGACGCGCTGCAGTTGCAGCAGCGGGGTCTGACCGATCAGTGCCTGAATCATGGGCCCCAGGATAGGCCGCGCCCGGCCCCCACAGGTGGGGCCGCCCCCACACAAAGCAGGAGCGGCCCGGGATGCAGGAAGGATTTACAGGGGACGTTCGGTGCGGTTCGGGTCCGTCTGTGGCTGTGTGGTCTGTGTGGTCTGGGGCTGGGTGGCCTGGGTCTGGGTCGCCTGACCCTGGGCAGGCTGGGTGACCTGGGGCTGGCCGGGCACCGCAGGCTCGGGCTGGCTCTCCAGCGCCGCTTCGCCGTGGGCTTCCGGGCGGCTGGCGAGGGGGTCCAGGTGCGGCTCGTCCTTGCTGACACTGCTCACCAGGATGTCCAGCACGTCGCCGTCGCGCGCGGCCTGCACCGCCTTGTGGGTCACGATTTCGCCAATGTTCAGGATGATCGAGTCGTCAGGGGCCAGGATCACGCGGGTGACCGGGCGGCCCAGGGCGTCGCGCACCCGCTGTTCCATGGCGTCCTGCTGGCGCTGTTCCAGGGCGCCCTCGGCCTGCTCGCGCTTGTCGCCCAGCCACGCCTTGGCGCGGTCAATCAGGCTGCCCGCGCTTTCGGTCACGCTGGCCAGCCCGCTGCTGGCGGGGGCAGCCGCCGCGTGCACCGCGCTGCCGGTGGTGGCCGCAATCAGGGCGCTTTCCACACCCACATGGCGGGCACGGTCGGCAATGGCCGGAGTCACGATCTGGCCGGTGGCCGCCACGATGCTGCCACCCGGGGCGCGCACGTCGGTCTTCACCCGGCGCCCAATGGCCGCTTCCACCGAGTTGGGGTCGGCCTGCTGGCGCTCGCGGTAGCTCTGCACGCCTTCCTGAATGGCGCCGCCCGTGGCTGCTGCGGTCAGGGCCGCCAGACGGCCGGTCT
This genomic interval carries:
- the cysK gene encoding cysteine synthase A, translated to MIQALIGQTPLLQLQRVTESGMAEVFVKLEGQNPGGSIKDRTALGLVEDAERRGVLKPGGTIVEPTSGNTGIGLAQVAAAKGYKLILCMPASMSEERKRTLVAYGAELVLTDPARRMLAAIEEAEKIVHRSGAVMMNQFANPANPATHERTTGPELWAQMDGRIDAFVYGSGTGGTISGVGRFLKRQNPAVQVIACEPARSNVLSGGVMGSHGFQGMGPGFIPDNLDRSVIDEVMEVWEEDAYPLARRLAREEGVFVGMSSGAMVWAALEVARRLGPGKRVATIACDTGARYLTTSLFAGQEDTPPGYQPRSRDLVG
- a CDS encoding DUF937 domain-containing protein, which encodes MMDILSQLGGLGGAGQTLGRQLGTSPQQTEAAMEAALPLLLGALTRNAAQPGGLDTLGRALDRHDGSALSAFGQGQMPDMTDGQKILGHVFGGQQTQAAQAVGRRAGIDPQLAMQLLTMLAPLVLGYLSRQRQGQGGGGFPGQGGAFPGQGGAFPGQGGGADLGSILGGLLGGAGGGLGNILGGMLGGAPAQPMPRQPDPYTQGGSVLGGGPVVPGYPSPASPQGQAQRGGGDLFGTLNRALDRDGDGGALDDLIGMFGGGRR
- a CDS encoding FMN-dependent NADH-azoreductase; the encoded protein is MTKVLFVQGNPKPLAESTSRQLGQHFVEAYVAAHPGAQVTALDLYSAEIPFIDADVMTGWGKLARQEDLLPHEAQKVARLGELVDQFLDTDLLVFAAPMWNFGYPPMVKAYMDAVAVAGKTFRYGPQGPIGLATGKQAVILETRGGFWSAPEASAMEHSASHLRAFLGFLGVTDVETVFAEGLNFDPGRSEEIMAEAAERARALAQQLAAKALQPA